In one Zobellia galactanivorans genomic region, the following are encoded:
- a CDS encoding protein adenylyltransferase SelO, which produces MKFNIQDTFNKELPADPITENSRRQVERACFSYVTPKHTARPSLVHVSPEMAEELGLSEEDIRSEEFLKVFTGNTVLDGTAPYAMCYGGHQFGNWAGQLGDGRAINLMEVEHNGKHWALQLKGAGETPYSRTADGLAVLRSSIREYLCSEAMYHLGVPTTRALSLALSGDQVLRDVLYNGNPAYEKGAIVCRVAPSFLRFGNYQIFAAREDTATMGTLVNYTIKHFFPELGAPSKASYVQFFQAVADATLEMLVHWQRVGFVHGVMNTDNLSILGLTIDYGPYGWLEGYDHGWTPNTTDRQHKRYRYGNQPNIGLWNLYQLANAIFPLIGEAEPLEAVLEGFKTKFEQKYRDMMKSKIGLYKADDLDPHLLDDLEENLQLTETDMTLFFRNLANFKKQVTDSGAFMEVVGEAFYVPDEVSGEVLEKWKVWFATYQSRLGQEELSDTERKQKMNSVNPKYVLRNYMAQLAIDAADKGDYALIDELFVLLKKPYDEQPEQEKWFAKRPDWARNKVGCSMLSCSS; this is translated from the coding sequence ATGAAATTCAATATACAAGATACCTTCAATAAGGAACTACCGGCCGATCCTATTACTGAAAATAGCAGAAGGCAGGTAGAAAGGGCCTGTTTTTCGTACGTGACGCCAAAACATACGGCCCGGCCGTCATTGGTTCACGTGTCCCCTGAAATGGCCGAAGAGCTAGGGCTGTCAGAAGAAGATATCCGAAGTGAAGAATTTCTAAAGGTATTTACGGGCAATACCGTTCTCGACGGAACAGCCCCGTACGCCATGTGTTATGGAGGACATCAGTTCGGCAATTGGGCCGGGCAATTGGGCGATGGAAGGGCCATTAACCTTATGGAAGTGGAACACAACGGAAAACATTGGGCCTTGCAGTTAAAAGGTGCCGGTGAAACCCCGTACTCAAGAACAGCCGATGGCCTAGCGGTTTTACGTTCGTCTATTCGAGAGTATTTATGCAGTGAGGCCATGTACCACCTTGGGGTACCTACAACACGCGCACTGTCATTGGCCTTGTCGGGCGACCAAGTGCTTCGCGATGTGCTTTACAATGGCAATCCTGCCTATGAGAAGGGGGCTATTGTCTGTCGGGTTGCTCCTTCTTTTCTTCGTTTCGGAAACTATCAGATTTTTGCGGCAAGGGAAGATACCGCTACTATGGGAACATTGGTAAATTATACCATAAAACACTTTTTTCCGGAATTGGGGGCGCCTTCCAAAGCAAGCTATGTTCAATTTTTTCAGGCTGTGGCAGATGCTACCCTAGAGATGTTGGTGCACTGGCAACGTGTGGGCTTCGTACACGGTGTGATGAATACCGATAATCTATCTATTCTTGGTTTGACCATCGATTACGGCCCATATGGATGGTTGGAAGGTTATGACCATGGATGGACACCCAATACCACGGACCGCCAGCATAAACGATACCGGTACGGGAACCAGCCCAATATCGGTCTGTGGAACCTATATCAACTGGCCAATGCGATTTTTCCCTTGATCGGGGAGGCCGAACCTTTAGAAGCCGTTTTGGAAGGATTCAAGACGAAGTTCGAGCAGAAATATAGGGATATGATGAAATCTAAGATCGGACTGTATAAAGCAGATGATCTTGACCCACATTTACTCGATGATTTAGAGGAAAACCTACAGCTGACCGAAACCGATATGACTCTGTTCTTTCGGAATTTGGCCAATTTTAAAAAGCAAGTAACAGATTCAGGCGCATTTATGGAAGTGGTGGGAGAGGCCTTCTATGTGCCCGACGAGGTAAGCGGTGAAGTACTCGAAAAATGGAAAGTCTGGTTTGCCACGTATCAGAGTCGTTTGGGCCAAGAAGAACTGTCCGATACGGAACGAAAGCAAAAAATGAACTCCGTAAACCCTAAATACGTGTTGCGTAACTATATGGCGCAATTGGCCATAGATGCTGCCGATAAAGGAGATTATGCCTTGATCGACGAACTGTTCGTACTTTTGAAAAAGCCCTATGACGAACAACCGGAACAAGAAAAATGGTTTGCCAAACGCCCTGATTGGGCAAGAAACAAAGTAGGCTGTTCTATGTTGTCGTGTAGCTCTTAG
- the rpiA gene encoding ribose-5-phosphate isomerase RpiA, with protein MNIEKEKWNAAIASAEYVKNGMLVGLGSGSTAAFMIAELGKRVAGGLIMKGVPSSNVTARLAKQAGISLISLEDAGTLDINIDGADEFDAQLRLIKGGGGAMLREKILAHNSRFNLIIADSGKEVDRLGKFKLPLETIPFATQNIMEELGKMDLHPQLRMKNDEVYKTDENNCIVDVDIFQKDDLEELNRTLIQIPGVVETGLFLSTTDLVLMGKGQTVTSFKK; from the coding sequence ATGAATATTGAAAAAGAAAAATGGAATGCTGCCATTGCTTCGGCAGAGTATGTAAAAAACGGAATGCTTGTTGGCTTGGGGTCGGGATCTACCGCCGCTTTTATGATAGCCGAGCTCGGTAAGCGGGTGGCAGGCGGACTCATAATGAAGGGGGTGCCTTCGTCGAATGTGACGGCCCGATTGGCCAAGCAAGCGGGTATATCCTTAATTTCCTTGGAAGATGCGGGAACACTCGACATAAATATTGACGGGGCAGATGAGTTTGATGCTCAATTACGGTTGATAAAAGGTGGGGGAGGTGCCATGCTCCGTGAGAAAATTTTGGCCCATAATTCACGTTTCAACCTGATTATAGCCGATTCGGGAAAAGAAGTCGATCGTTTGGGGAAATTCAAACTTCCTTTGGAAACCATTCCTTTTGCTACCCAAAACATTATGGAAGAACTAGGGAAAATGGACCTGCATCCACAGCTGCGCATGAAAAATGATGAGGTCTATAAGACCGATGAGAACAATTGCATTGTAGATGTCGATATTTTTCAAAAGGATGATCTAGAGGAATTGAACCGGACACTTATCCAAATTCCAGGGGTGGTCGAAACCGGACTCTTCCTGTCTACTACCGATTTGGTATTGATGGGCAAGGGGCAGACGGTTACTTCTTTTAAAAAGTAA
- a CDS encoding DUF4369 domain-containing protein, with translation MKNIFFLSAIILLLLSCGGPTENTMNVTGNVKGLKKGTLYLQHVPDSVLTTIDSLQIDGDGNFSFTTKLESPEIFYLYLDKKDANDINDRITFFGEPGTITINTTWNTFDTKAKIEGSETQKKLEEYRQMMSKFNMKTLEIVRLANDPNKVLDSVQLDSMQRLSNRNLQRSYAFSLNYALNNKDSYIAPYIALNEVPDANVKYLDSIYGSLAPEVAESKYGKQLKTYLETLKK, from the coding sequence ATGAAGAACATATTTTTTTTAAGTGCTATTATCCTTTTATTGCTTTCTTGTGGAGGGCCTACCGAAAACACCATGAACGTTACCGGAAATGTAAAGGGACTGAAAAAAGGAACACTCTACCTTCAACACGTGCCCGATTCCGTTTTAACCACCATAGATTCGCTACAAATAGACGGTGACGGCAATTTTTCCTTTACAACGAAACTTGAAAGTCCGGAAATTTTCTATCTCTACTTAGACAAAAAAGACGCCAACGATATCAATGACCGAATTACCTTCTTTGGTGAACCGGGTACCATTACGATCAACACGACTTGGAACACCTTTGATACCAAAGCCAAAATTGAAGGCTCGGAAACCCAAAAAAAGTTGGAAGAATACCGACAAATGATGTCGAAGTTCAATATGAAGACCTTAGAGATCGTTCGATTGGCCAACGACCCGAACAAGGTTCTAGACTCGGTACAATTAGACTCGATGCAGCGATTGAGCAACCGCAACCTGCAGCGTAGTTATGCCTTTTCCTTGAATTACGCACTGAACAACAAAGACTCTTATATAGCGCCTTACATCGCCTTAAATGAAGTTCCCGATGCCAATGTAAAGTATCTGGATTCCATTTACGGTTCACTAGCGCCCGAAGTCGCGGAATCGAAATACGGCAAGCAATTAAAAACCTATTTGGAAACCCTTAAAAAGTAA